A genomic stretch from Oreochromis niloticus isolate F11D_XX linkage group LG11, O_niloticus_UMD_NMBU, whole genome shotgun sequence includes:
- the LOC109204180 gene encoding C-reactive protein, translated as MLLVLLLVMLTSCTAIPQNLSNKIFTFPEETNTAHVRVTTSRQDLRAVTVCFRSFTDLNRDHSLFSLATPSADNTFLIFKKAANGLFELWARGKANKVDGIAYKVNTWHSICSTWDSTSGLMQLWVDGVPSSRKFTSSGSNINGPIIIVLGQEQDTHGGGFDIKQSFVGMMSDVHMWDYTLSRCKIQNYSNNRSFMPGNVLNWNAFEFQTVGRVLIENKQELCQ; from the exons ATGCTGCTGGTGCTTCTACTGGTGATGCTGACATCGTGCACTGCCATTCCTCAaa atttgtcaaataaaatattcaccTTCCCAGAAGAAACCAACACAGCTCATGTGAGGGTGACTACATCAAGACAAGATCTGAGAGCTGTAACCGTGTGTTTCAG GTCCTTTACTGACCTCAATAGAGACCATTCCTTGTTCTCTCTGGCTACACCCTCTGCTGACAATACCTTCCTGATATTCAAGAAAGCTGCAAATGGCTTATTTGAACTGTGGGCCAGGGGCAAGGCGAATAAAGTTGATGGGATTGCCTACAAGGTGAACACATGGCATTCTATTTGTTCCACGTGGGACTCTACCTCTGGACTCATGCAGCTGTGGGTCGATGGAGTCCCCTCAAGTAGAAAATTTACCAGCTCTGGATCCAACATCAATGGACCCATTATCATTGTCTTAGGACAG GAACAGGATACCCATGGTGGGGGATTTGACATCAAGCAGTCCTTTGTTGGCATGATGTCCGATGTCCACATGTGGGACTACACCCTTTCCCGTTGCAAGATCCAGAACTACTCGAATAATCGGAGCTTCATGCCAGGCAATGTGCTGAACTGGAATGCGTTTGAGTTTCAGACAGTTGGAAGAGTgctgatagaaaacaaacaagagtTGTGTCAATAA